In Rhizobium sp. NXC24, the following proteins share a genomic window:
- a CDS encoding NUDIX domain-containing protein has product MTAIVLAVFIENGRILMVRRADHKKQYPGHWELIGGHIEADEAVEVALVREAEEEVGLAPTTFRHVGISRTTRLKPRTIYSSSLIG; this is encoded by the coding sequence ATGACAGCCATAGTTTTAGCAGTATTCATTGAAAATGGTCGCATACTGATGGTGCGGAGAGCCGATCATAAGAAGCAATACCCCGGACACTGGGAGTTAATTGGCGGACACATCGAGGCGGATGAAGCCGTCGAAGTCGCTCTTGTCAGAGAGGCTGAAGAGGAAGTTGGCTTGGCACCCACCACCTTCCGCCACGTTGGGATTTCAAGGACGACGAGACTGAAGCCGCGTACCATTTATTCATCGTCACTGATTGGCTGA
- a CDS encoding DUF2188 domain-containing protein, with protein MAKREVFHSSPSKEGWKVTSGGKTISTHMTQAEAESAATAAGRAAHNNGALAQAILHKSDGTIREERTYGDDPRKTPG; from the coding sequence ATGGCAAAGCGAGAAGTGTTCCATTCCTCGCCTTCAAAGGAAGGCTGGAAGGTCACGTCAGGCGGAAAAACCATCTCCACCCACATGACTCAAGCCGAAGCGGAAAGCGCCGCAACCGCTGCCGGCCGCGCTGCTCACAACAATGGTGCGCTGGCTCAAGCCATTTTGCACAAAAGTGACGGGACAATCCGTGAAGAGCGAACCTACGGCGACGATCCGCGGAAAACGCCCGGCTAA
- a CDS encoding NUDIX hydrolase, with translation MKSKKEARKTSTLKSNHLLQQLARTPEKLFAASFRNQYGALCFRYKDNADNIEMLLITSRDSGRWIIPKGWPMKGKKPHEAAAIEAWEEAGVRGKVRKTPVGRYTYLKDLDDGNVVPCVVDLFQLEVKEVRADFKEQGQRQLDWVSPGEAARRVREIELKSFLVNFKPQKP, from the coding sequence ATGAAGTCAAAAAAAGAAGCCCGCAAAACTTCAACACTCAAATCAAATCACCTGCTGCAACAGCTTGCGCGTACGCCTGAAAAGCTGTTCGCGGCTTCGTTCCGCAATCAGTATGGCGCGCTTTGCTTTCGCTATAAGGATAACGCCGACAACATCGAAATGCTTTTGATCACCTCGCGTGACAGTGGGCGATGGATCATCCCGAAAGGCTGGCCGATGAAAGGCAAAAAGCCGCATGAAGCAGCGGCTATTGAGGCTTGGGAAGAAGCCGGGGTTCGCGGCAAGGTAAGAAAGACGCCGGTCGGCCGCTATACTTATCTGAAGGACCTTGATGATGGCAACGTTGTCCCGTGCGTCGTTGACCTGTTTCAGTTGGAGGTGAAAGAGGTCAGGGCAGACTTTAAGGAGCAAGGACAGCGCCAGCTAGACTGGGTTAGCCCTGGCGAGGCGGCGCGACGTGTTCGTGAAATCGAGCTGAAATCTTTTCTCGTTAATTTTAAGCCTCAGAAACCGTAA
- a CDS encoding DUF982 domain-containing protein: protein MTLQWWTLPVTIETRRIGQYLTIDSAERAVEYMLEEWPGNQTGKFFDQARQALIDAHDRKISADEARRAFLAAAEEAGIPFFNQC from the coding sequence ATGACACTACAATGGTGGACGCTGCCAGTGACAATCGAAACGCGCCGGATCGGCCAATATCTTACCATAGACAGTGCGGAAAGAGCAGTAGAATACATGTTGGAGGAGTGGCCGGGAAACCAAACCGGCAAATTCTTTGACCAGGCGAGACAAGCACTCATTGATGCACATGATCGCAAAATCTCTGCCGACGAAGCGCGGCGGGCGTTCTTGGCTGCAGCCGAAGAAGCCGGAATACCGTTCTTTAACCAATGCTGA
- a CDS encoding adenylate/guanylate cyclase domain-containing protein translates to MGTPALDRKLLAILAVDMVGYSKAMETDEAGTIGRLKAIRAELINPTISRRHGTVIKLMGDGALVAFDSVVDAVACAAEFQNAVAASNADLREPERIVFRVGINLGDVALVDGDVYGDGVNVAARLEHLAEPGGVLVSGTAYDHLQGKLDWPLDFAGQQQVKNITRPVRMYRLRLDGKRVHRPLLGMIPRWAGTAAAAIVALALAGGGVLWFLQPEPLSGKPSVAVLPFDNYGGDETSGRLADGLTEDIITDLARFPEFEVMARNSTEVYKGKPVDARQVASALHVGFILEGSIQRQSGRVRITAQLINAKTGHHLWSENWDRPAEDVFAVQTEIAEQVANRLGGGVGLIQEAGRAAAKRKRPENLNAYDYYLLGSEKIEKLTKADDEEAITFLNRAVELDPGLARAWVELYHAHDLMSVFGVNPESNREAAADVAERAVRLDPSDAEAHAVFGMSLANKGDMGRAKSELDTALRLAPGSSEILTFYTGFAARFGEPERGAQMVDQVMRLDPNYPMWASNFFAPAYFMAGRYEDAVKMLERMTPNNYQKWTWVVRSSSLAALGRTNEATASVTEALKQHPNLTVESMINEPGLSTIERSRFIETMPLAGFPACAKPETLAKLAKPVRLPECGAWKANPLERL, encoded by the coding sequence ATGGGTACCCCCGCACTTGACCGGAAGCTGCTCGCGATCCTAGCGGTGGATATGGTAGGCTATTCGAAAGCGATGGAGACCGATGAGGCTGGTACGATCGGACGACTGAAAGCCATCCGGGCAGAGCTGATTAATCCCACCATCTCCCGACGTCATGGCACCGTTATCAAGCTGATGGGCGACGGCGCTCTCGTCGCCTTCGACAGCGTGGTTGATGCGGTTGCCTGCGCCGCGGAGTTTCAGAATGCCGTGGCGGCGAGCAACGCCGACTTACGGGAGCCTGAGCGCATTGTCTTCCGCGTCGGGATTAATCTCGGCGATGTGGCGCTGGTGGATGGTGATGTGTATGGGGATGGGGTGAATGTCGCCGCGCGGTTGGAGCATTTGGCGGAGCCGGGCGGTGTGCTGGTGTCGGGGACGGCATACGATCATCTCCAGGGCAAACTCGACTGGCCGCTCGATTTCGCCGGTCAGCAGCAGGTCAAGAACATCACCCGCCCAGTGCGCATGTATCGGCTGAGACTCGACGGCAAACGCGTGCATCGCCCGCTTCTCGGAATGATACCGCGCTGGGCCGGGACGGCTGCGGCGGCGATCGTGGCGCTTGCTCTGGCAGGCGGCGGGGTCTTGTGGTTCTTGCAGCCCGAACCTTTGAGTGGAAAGCCGTCAGTGGCGGTGCTGCCTTTCGACAATTATGGCGGCGATGAGACAAGCGGGCGTCTGGCCGATGGCCTGACCGAGGACATCATCACCGACCTGGCGCGGTTTCCAGAATTCGAGGTGATGGCGCGGAATTCGACCGAAGTTTATAAAGGCAAGCCGGTGGACGCCCGCCAGGTCGCAAGTGCGCTCCATGTCGGCTTTATACTGGAAGGCTCGATCCAGCGGCAGAGTGGCCGGGTACGGATCACAGCACAGTTGATCAATGCAAAAACAGGCCACCATCTTTGGTCGGAAAATTGGGACCGACCCGCTGAGGACGTCTTCGCGGTTCAGACCGAAATCGCAGAGCAGGTCGCCAACCGCCTCGGCGGCGGAGTGGGACTGATTCAAGAGGCCGGGCGGGCTGCAGCCAAACGCAAACGCCCTGAAAACCTAAATGCCTATGATTACTATCTGCTGGGGTCTGAGAAGATTGAAAAGCTCACGAAAGCAGATGACGAGGAGGCCATCACGTTTCTCAACCGCGCCGTCGAGTTGGACCCGGGCCTGGCAAGGGCCTGGGTAGAACTTTACCATGCTCATGATCTAATGAGTGTGTTTGGCGTCAATCCTGAGAGCAACCGCGAGGCGGCCGCCGATGTGGCAGAACGCGCGGTGCGGCTTGATCCGAGCGACGCTGAAGCGCATGCGGTGTTTGGTATGAGCCTTGCGAATAAGGGCGACATGGGGCGGGCCAAGTCTGAGCTGGACACGGCCCTTCGTCTAGCTCCAGGTTCGTCTGAAATCCTGACTTTCTATACCGGCTTTGCAGCACGCTTCGGTGAACCCGAACGCGGCGCCCAAATGGTCGACCAGGTAATGAGGCTGGACCCGAACTACCCAATGTGGGCATCCAACTTCTTCGCACCTGCCTATTTTATGGCCGGCCGGTATGAGGACGCGGTGAAGATGCTGGAGCGCATGACGCCTAACAACTACCAAAAGTGGACCTGGGTGGTCCGCAGCAGCTCCCTGGCGGCCCTGGGTCGCACCAATGAGGCCACTGCCTCGGTTACAGAAGCTCTCAAGCAGCACCCGAACCTGACAGTAGAGAGCATGATCAATGAACCCGGCCTAAGCACGATCGAGCGTAGTCGGTTCATAGAGACGATGCCGCTCGCTGGCTTCCCCGCGTGCGCCAAACCCGAGACGCTGGCGAAACTAGCCAAACCGGTGCGATTGCCGGAATGCGGGGCCTGGAAGGCGAACCCTCTAGAGCGGCTATAG
- a CDS encoding DUF892 family protein, whose protein sequence is MYHHVKKLMYTVRVDEPDTKFGNMLLEQFGGANGELAAAMQYSIQGLNCEDPGRKDLLMDIGTEELSHLEIVGTLARMHLRPLKSVREEAEADPLIAIAGGGGVNLFNSMGNPWTADYLKITGELDVDLRSNIAAEARAKIVYERLINFCRDPGTKDALQFLMTREITHMRAFALALESMGKPPLSVGRIAPTAGLVDQFFNDSTGEGDLGEVDTRGPWNEGEPWEFVEAPAFQGLRGAENTGTAILTQSAPPEGSEAIQEVLVDELRDLLHAEKQLLKALPKMQKAARAQQLQTLLRNHLAETEAQVERLNECLRILGSAARAKPCKGMAGLVEEGDEVMTEGKNKEDAPADLALIGAALRVEHYEIAAYTTARNLALQLAQPAVAHLLALSLGEEENAGQLLDQVAQPLMSAARMPRSVV, encoded by the coding sequence ATGTACCACCACGTCAAGAAGCTCATGTATACTGTTCGGGTTGACGAACCTGATACGAAATTTGGCAACATGCTGCTTGAGCAGTTCGGTGGCGCGAACGGCGAACTTGCGGCAGCCATGCAATATTCTATTCAAGGTCTGAACTGCGAGGATCCCGGACGCAAGGACCTCCTGATGGATATCGGGACGGAAGAGCTCAGTCATCTCGAGATCGTTGGCACTCTTGCGAGGATGCATCTCAGGCCGTTGAAGTCGGTCAGAGAAGAGGCGGAGGCCGACCCGTTGATCGCCATCGCAGGCGGCGGTGGCGTTAATCTCTTTAATTCGATGGGAAATCCGTGGACCGCCGACTATCTTAAAATCACCGGTGAGTTGGATGTGGATCTGCGCAGCAATATCGCTGCGGAAGCACGCGCGAAGATTGTCTACGAACGGTTGATCAATTTCTGTCGCGATCCGGGCACGAAGGATGCCCTGCAGTTCCTCATGACAAGAGAGATTACCCACATGCGTGCTTTTGCCCTGGCTCTTGAAAGCATGGGCAAGCCGCCTCTAAGCGTCGGCAGGATTGCGCCGACTGCGGGCCTCGTCGATCAGTTCTTCAACGACTCGACAGGTGAAGGGGATCTCGGTGAAGTTGACACCCGCGGTCCATGGAACGAAGGAGAACCTTGGGAGTTCGTGGAAGCGCCGGCCTTCCAGGGTCTCAGGGGAGCCGAGAACACAGGAACGGCGATCCTCACCCAAAGCGCTCCGCCGGAAGGATCGGAAGCGATTCAGGAAGTCCTCGTGGATGAGCTGCGCGACCTGCTGCATGCGGAAAAGCAGCTCTTGAAGGCGCTTCCCAAGATGCAGAAAGCCGCCCGCGCGCAGCAGCTCCAGACCTTGCTGCGCAACCATCTTGCTGAGACGGAGGCACAAGTCGAGCGTCTGAACGAATGTCTGCGCATTCTTGGCTCGGCAGCTCGCGCCAAGCCATGCAAGGGCATGGCCGGCCTGGTAGAGGAAGGCGACGAAGTGATGACGGAAGGCAAGAACAAGGAAGACGCTCCCGCAGATCTGGCATTAATCGGAGCGGCGTTGCGGGTCGAGCACTACGAGATTGCCGCTTACACCACTGCTCGCAATCTGGCACTCCAACTTGCGCAGCCCGCGGTCGCTCATCTGCTGGCACTATCATTGGGTGAAGAAGAGAATGCGGGACAGTTGCTGGATCAGGTTGCCCAACCTTTAATGTCCGCGGCGAGAATGCCACGTAGTGTCGTCTGA
- a CDS encoding adenylate/guanylate cyclase domain-containing protein: MDPTVTAHNGRVFKRTGDGLLVEFRSVIDAVRCAIELQSAMPERNAGLPPDRFIEFRIGVHLGEIVEETDGDLMGDGVNIAARLEGISEPNGVCLSAAAYDQVRDRLDCRIIDLGERDLKNIKRPIRAYQILPSEIDPAGSVVPNHSVAARSAMERSWLAVLPFQNLGGDQETDYFADGIVEDIITALSRTRWLFVIARNSSFIYKHKSVDARQVGRELGVRYLLEGSIRKAGQRVRIAGQLIEASTGRHIWADRFDGDLADIFDLQDSITTSVVVAVEPRLRLAEIERAQRKPTDNLGAYDLYLRALPSMNAYTRDGFVEAETMLRRAIALDPSYADALAALAECLVRMTLNGWAADKMASTAEACELAGQAVAIDPENAAVLAIAAWAYSTLGVRFEQSLEFANHALALHPNSMHVRSFCGWVFNYFGESLRAIEQFEEARRLSPVDPRSYFPLLGLACAHFFAGHFEETVNITGRILAEVPTHNVARRYRAAALGHLGRLEEAGAVIADILKAQPASNLRSSRTSVFRDHRMSELYVGGLEKAGLPD, encoded by the coding sequence GTGGACCCGACGGTCACCGCCCACAACGGGCGCGTATTCAAGCGCACCGGTGATGGCCTGCTCGTCGAGTTCCGGAGCGTGATCGATGCGGTGCGATGCGCGATCGAGCTTCAGTCCGCCATGCCGGAGAGGAATGCAGGACTGCCCCCGGACCGCTTCATCGAATTTCGCATCGGCGTTCACCTGGGTGAGATTGTCGAGGAGACCGACGGAGATCTCATGGGGGACGGCGTTAATATCGCCGCGCGCCTCGAAGGTATTTCCGAACCCAATGGCGTCTGCCTTTCGGCCGCAGCCTATGACCAGGTCCGCGACAGGCTGGACTGCCGCATCATCGACCTCGGCGAGAGAGATCTCAAAAATATCAAGCGCCCGATCAGGGCCTATCAGATTCTACCTAGCGAGATAGACCCTGCTGGAAGCGTCGTGCCAAACCATTCCGTGGCAGCCCGGTCCGCGATGGAGCGCTCTTGGCTTGCGGTACTGCCGTTTCAAAACCTCGGCGGCGATCAGGAGACAGACTATTTCGCGGACGGCATTGTAGAGGACATCATTACGGCGTTGAGCCGCACCCGGTGGCTGTTCGTCATCGCCCGTAACTCGTCCTTCATTTACAAGCATAAATCTGTCGACGCTCGTCAGGTTGGGCGCGAACTCGGCGTGCGCTATCTTTTGGAAGGCTCGATCCGCAAAGCGGGGCAGCGCGTGCGCATCGCCGGGCAACTCATCGAGGCTTCTACCGGACGGCACATCTGGGCCGATCGTTTCGACGGCGACCTGGCGGATATCTTCGATTTGCAGGATAGCATCACCACAAGCGTCGTCGTGGCCGTCGAACCACGTCTCCGGTTGGCCGAAATAGAGCGGGCGCAGCGGAAACCGACGGACAATCTCGGTGCCTACGATCTTTATCTGCGGGCGCTGCCGTCCATGAACGCCTACACGCGGGATGGCTTCGTGGAAGCCGAAACCATGCTGCGCCGGGCGATCGCGCTCGACCCAAGCTACGCGGATGCCCTTGCCGCATTGGCCGAATGCCTCGTCCGTATGACGCTGAATGGATGGGCCGCGGATAAGATGGCGAGCACAGCGGAGGCTTGTGAACTGGCGGGCCAGGCAGTCGCAATCGATCCCGAGAACGCTGCTGTCCTCGCTATCGCGGCCTGGGCATACTCCACACTCGGTGTCCGCTTCGAGCAGTCGCTAGAATTCGCGAACCACGCGCTTGCTTTGCACCCGAATTCGATGCACGTCCGCTCATTTTGCGGGTGGGTGTTCAACTATTTCGGTGAGAGCCTCAGGGCCATCGAGCAATTCGAAGAGGCGCGGCGCCTCAGTCCGGTCGATCCCAGAAGCTACTTCCCGCTGCTAGGGCTGGCGTGCGCGCATTTTTTTGCCGGCCATTTTGAGGAAACCGTGAACATAACGGGCCGCATCCTGGCCGAAGTGCCGACCCACAATGTCGCACGCCGCTATCGAGCCGCAGCTTTGGGACATCTTGGTCGCCTCGAAGAGGCAGGGGCGGTGATCGCTGATATCCTGAAGGCGCAGCCGGCCTCCAACCTGCGCAGTTCCCGAACCAGCGTCTTTCGCGATCATCGCATGTCCGAACTCTATGTTGGCGGACTGGAGAAGGCCGGATTGCCTGATTGA
- a CDS encoding DUF47 family protein, whose protein sequence is MLGWFRRLMPREDQFFALFEQHSKTSVAAAQALDMLLSGKEIEHQCETIVRLEDEADNITREVMQAVRRSFITPFDRGDIKDLIQSMDDAIDMMHKTVKTIRLFEQSSFDPGMQEMGKTVVEAANLIAEAIPLLDRINANAPRLSAIVEQVTRVEGRSDELHEQGLKDLFRRHGANNPMAYMIGSEIYGELEKVVDRFEDVANEISGIVIENV, encoded by the coding sequence ATGCTTGGTTGGTTTCGAAGGTTGATGCCACGTGAAGACCAGTTTTTTGCACTCTTTGAACAACATTCCAAGACAAGCGTCGCAGCCGCACAAGCCCTGGACATGCTACTCTCGGGGAAAGAGATCGAGCATCAATGCGAAACTATCGTCCGATTGGAGGATGAGGCGGATAATATCACGCGCGAAGTCATGCAGGCCGTGCGGCGAAGCTTCATCACGCCTTTCGATCGTGGAGACATCAAGGACCTCATTCAATCCATGGATGATGCGATCGACATGATGCATAAGACGGTGAAGACCATCCGCCTCTTCGAACAGAGCAGCTTTGATCCGGGCATGCAGGAAATGGGCAAGACGGTCGTCGAGGCGGCCAATCTTATTGCCGAGGCAATCCCGTTGCTTGATCGCATCAACGCCAACGCACCGCGACTGTCGGCAATCGTCGAGCAGGTCACGCGGGTGGAAGGTCGGTCCGACGAACTGCACGAACAGGGGCTCAAAGATCTGTTTCGTCGGCACGGGGCCAACAATCCGATGGCGTACATGATCGGCAGTGAGATCTACGGCGAGCTGGAAAAGGTGGTCGATCGTTTCGAGGATGTCGCCAACGAAATCAGCGGCATCGTGATCGAGAATGTCTGA
- a CDS encoding inorganic phosphate transporter — protein sequence MDAALAFPLLVGLIAVALLFDFLNGLHDAANSIATIVSTRVLRPQYAVFWAAFFNFIAFLFFGLHVAETLGTGIIDPAIVTPQVIFAALVGAIVWNVVTWIFGIPSSSSHALVGGLVGAGLAKTGLSSIVWSGLIKTAVAIVMSPMIGFLLALFLILAVTWTFIRQTPFAVDRSFRFLQFVSASLYSLGHGGNDAQKTMGIIAALLYSQGYLGGSFHVPLWVVLSCQAAMALGTLLGGWRIVHTMGSKITKLNPMQGFCAETGGALTLFGATWLGIPVSTTHTITGAIIGGGAAKRVSAVRWGLAGNIVVAWVVTLPAAAIISTLSFWLVTAVDQFFFP from the coding sequence ATGGATGCAGCGCTCGCTTTTCCCCTGCTCGTCGGCCTGATCGCTGTTGCCTTGCTGTTCGATTTTCTCAATGGCCTGCATGACGCGGCCAATTCGATTGCGACAATCGTATCGACGCGGGTTCTGAGGCCACAATATGCAGTCTTCTGGGCCGCCTTCTTCAATTTCATCGCCTTCCTGTTTTTTGGGCTCCATGTGGCGGAGACGCTCGGCACAGGCATCATCGATCCGGCGATCGTCACACCGCAGGTGATTTTTGCCGCCTTGGTTGGCGCCATCGTCTGGAATGTCGTCACTTGGATATTCGGCATCCCCTCCAGCTCCTCCCACGCCCTTGTCGGCGGCTTGGTCGGGGCAGGCCTTGCCAAAACCGGACTGAGCTCGATTGTCTGGAGTGGTCTTATCAAGACCGCTGTCGCGATCGTCATGTCGCCGATGATTGGCTTCCTCCTGGCGTTGTTCCTTATCCTGGCGGTGACCTGGACGTTCATTCGGCAGACACCGTTCGCGGTCGATCGATCGTTTCGCTTCCTGCAATTCGTGTCGGCGTCACTTTATTCGCTTGGTCACGGCGGCAATGATGCACAGAAGACCATGGGCATTATCGCCGCACTTCTCTATTCGCAGGGCTATCTCGGCGGCAGCTTTCATGTGCCGCTCTGGGTGGTGCTTTCATGCCAAGCAGCAATGGCCCTTGGTACCCTGTTGGGCGGCTGGCGCATCGTTCATACGATGGGCTCGAAGATCACTAAGCTGAACCCGATGCAAGGTTTCTGCGCCGAAACGGGCGGCGCTTTGACGCTCTTCGGCGCCACTTGGCTCGGCATTCCCGTTTCGACCACCCACACCATCACCGGCGCCATCATCGGCGGCGGCGCGGCGAAGCGCGTTTCGGCGGTACGATGGGGTTTGGCGGGCAACATTGTCGTCGCCTGGGTCGTTACCCTGCCGGCTGCGGCGATTATTTCGACACTCTCGTTTTGGCTGGTGACTGCAGTGGACCAGTTCTTTTTTCCTTGA